A genome region from bacterium includes the following:
- a CDS encoding mechanosensitive ion channel family protein, which translates to MRTLNPELIRLFIAAGILAATVLVKLLFEKVILRLLLRISALTSMRHDDLVIKALRPPLSAFIISLGCYLALSALHLPDVPVDLPRYLEKIWQVVLAVLAVWAFYRLVIPVSAFLEDGLFSRDETARRQFSPILTGVLRFLVVTMAALFIAHNMGYQVTSLVAGLGIGGLAVALAAQDTLANILGTVVVLSDQPFRVGDWVMVDGQEGIVETIGFRSTRIRTFSRSLIIVPNKMLTERQIENWSAMTRRRVRMSVGLLYSTPADQMERFVEGVRRLIVEDPGVDAEQYTVYFNEFNASSLDVLII; encoded by the coding sequence TTGCGCACCCTGAACCCCGAGTTGATCCGCCTGTTCATCGCCGCCGGCATCCTGGCGGCCACCGTCCTCGTCAAGCTTCTGTTCGAGAAGGTCATCCTGCGCCTGCTGCTCCGCATCAGCGCGCTGACCAGCATGCGCCACGACGACCTGGTGATCAAGGCCCTGCGGCCGCCCCTCAGCGCCTTCATCATCAGCCTGGGCTGTTACCTGGCCCTGAGTGCCCTGCACCTGCCGGATGTGCCGGTGGACCTGCCCCGCTACCTGGAGAAGATCTGGCAGGTGGTGCTGGCCGTCCTGGCGGTGTGGGCCTTCTATCGCCTGGTGATCCCCGTCTCGGCCTTCCTCGAGGACGGCCTCTTCAGCCGCGACGAAACGGCCCGCCGCCAGTTCTCGCCCATCCTCACGGGCGTGCTCCGCTTCCTGGTGGTGACCATGGCCGCCCTCTTCATCGCCCACAACATGGGCTACCAGGTGACCAGCCTGGTGGCCGGCCTGGGCATAGGCGGCCTGGCCGTGGCGCTGGCGGCCCAGGACACGCTGGCCAACATCCTGGGCACGGTGGTCGTGCTCAGCGACCAGCCCTTCCGCGTGGGCGACTGGGTGATGGTGGACGGCCAGGAGGGCATCGTCGAGACCATCGGCTTCCGCTCCACGCGCATCCGCACCTTCAGCCGCAGCCTCATCATCGTGCCCAACAAAATGCTCACCGAGCGCCAGATCGAGAACTGGTCGGCCATGACCCGGCGGAGGGTGCGCATGTCCGTGGGCCTGCTCTACTCCACGCCCGCCGACCAGATGGAGCGCTTCGTGGAGGGCGTGCGCCGCCTCATCGTCGAGGACCCCGGCGTCGATGCCGAGCAGTACACGGTCTACTTCAACGAGTTCAACGCAAGCAGCCTGGACGTGCTCA